A genomic segment from Nodularia sphaerocarpa UHCC 0038 encodes:
- the patX gene encoding heterocyst-inhibiting protein PatX, with product MRATISLLVSSLVFSSLAFNCQAKVNRLSQMLPSSSGLQQLHSDSSHYQAQLSEPESPILHRGSGRRNFIEKSGSNA from the coding sequence ATGCGAGCTACGATTTCACTTTTAGTTTCGAGTTTGGTCTTCAGTTCCTTAGCTTTTAACTGCCAAGCAAAGGTAAATCGCTTATCTCAGATGTTGCCATCCTCTTCTGGTTTGCAACAGTTACACTCAGATTCATCTCACTATCAAGCGCAACTGAGCGAGCCAGAAAGCCCAATACTACATCGGGGTAGTGGACGCAGAAACTTCATAGAAAAGTCCGGCAGTAATGCTTAA